The nucleotide sequence TATTAAATTATAAGGATGTTTTGTATATAGCATCAGGAAGTGGTAATAGAGGTGGATCACCAGAATTAACAACAATGGAAAAATATTAATTGTAATTATAAAAATGAAAATATTAAAGACGACGGTACTTTTGAGTGTTTTAATTCTAGGGTGTGTCTCTAAAAATGAAGCGCAATCAGTAAAGAAATCACAACCTAATGTAATCCTGATTATTACAGATGACCAAGGGTATGGCGATTTAGGAGCTACAGGAAATACTATTATTAAGACGCCAAATATTGACTCTTTTTATAATGAAAGTTACCACTTAACAGATTTTCATGTTGGACCTACTTGCGCACCTACTCGTTCCTCTTTGATGACTGGACGATACGCTAATAGTGTTGGGGTTTGGCATACAGTAGGAGGATGGTCTTTACTTCGCGAAGACGAAAAAACTTTAGGTGATATGTTTACTCAAGCAGGTTATATAACTGGGGCTTTTGGTAAATGGCACCTAGGAGACAATTATGATTTTAAACCAGAAAACAGGGGGTTTCATGAAACCGTAATGCATCAAGGTGGAGGAATTGAACAAACACCTGATTATTGGGGAAATACGTACTTTGATGATACTTATTTTAAAAATGGAAAGCCTCAAAAATACAAAGGGTATTGTACAGATGTGTTTTTTGAACAAGCTATCAACTTCATTAAAACGAATAAAAACAAACCTTTCTTTTGCTATCTAGCTCCTAACGCTCCTCATGGGCCATACAATGTTCCAGTTGAATATTACAACCTATATAAAGATCTTCCTGAAACAGTTTTAGCTGACAAACAAAAACGTTTTTACGGAATGATTTCTAATATCGATGATAATTTTGGAAAACTTCGTAAAGCTTTAACAAAATTAAAAGTGTCTGATAATACCATTTTGATATACATGACAGATAACGGAACTGCTGCGGGATATTATGCTAAAGGAGCAAAAGTAACTGGTTACAATGCTGAAATGCGTGGCACAAAAGGAAGTGAATACGAAGGAGGGCATCGAGTACCTTTCTTTATTTATTGGAAAGATGGGAAAATTTCAACTCCCAAAGATATTGATGAACTAACGGCACAACTAGATATCATGCCTACATTGGCTGAAATGTGTGGAATTGAGTTGCCAAAAGACCATAAAAAAATAAACGGAAAAAGTATTCTTCCTTTATTGAGAGGAACACAAACTTCTGATGATCGTATATTAGTTACCGATTCTCAACGTATTCAAAATCCTGAAAAATGGAAATCCTCTGCCGTGATGCAAAACAAATGGCGTTTAATTAACGGAAAAGAATTGTATGACGTTGCCAATGACAAAGGTCAAAAAAACAATATTGCAGCACAAAAACCTGATAAAGTGGCTGAAATGAGAAATTTCTA is from Flavobacterium sp. NG2 and encodes:
- a CDS encoding arylsulfatase yields the protein MKILKTTVLLSVLILGCVSKNEAQSVKKSQPNVILIITDDQGYGDLGATGNTIIKTPNIDSFYNESYHLTDFHVGPTCAPTRSSLMTGRYANSVGVWHTVGGWSLLREDEKTLGDMFTQAGYITGAFGKWHLGDNYDFKPENRGFHETVMHQGGGIEQTPDYWGNTYFDDTYFKNGKPQKYKGYCTDVFFEQAINFIKTNKNKPFFCYLAPNAPHGPYNVPVEYYNLYKDLPETVLADKQKRFYGMISNIDDNFGKLRKALTKLKVSDNTILIYMTDNGTAAGYYAKGAKVTGYNAEMRGTKGSEYEGGHRVPFFIYWKDGKISTPKDIDELTAQLDIMPTLAEMCGIELPKDHKKINGKSILPLLRGTQTSDDRILVTDSQRIQNPEKWKSSAVMQNKWRLINGKELYDVANDKGQKNNIAAQKPDKVAEMRNFYENWWKEVSVDFDKEVCFKIGNKLENPITLTAHDVHAANGQQPWNQPSIREGQKGSGYWSVNILSEGTYELSLRRYPLEANLALNASAKAITRKEISGLEEDVPAGKVMNYVAATINFGNTVKEKVNVSPTDFAANFRVHLKAGKTTLNASFIDDKGEENVAYYVYIKKI